The following nucleotide sequence is from Trypanosoma brucei gambiense DAL972 chromosome 3, complete sequence.
ctaaggctgaggagcttgatgaacctgttgctgatactgaagtagctgagaaggaacctactgattctgaggtgatccctgaaaaggaaattccagacactgaagctgcggctgaacaacctgcagaagatctcactaaggctgaggagcttgatgaaCCTGTTACTGATACTGAAGTAACTGAGAAGGAACCTACTGATTCTGAGGTGATccctgaaaaggaaattccagacactgaagctgcggctgaaCAATCTGCAGAAGATCTCACTaaggctgaggagcttgatgaaCCTGTTACTGATACTGAAGTAGCTGAGAAGGAACCTACTGATTCTGAGGTGATccctgaaaaggaaattccagacactgaagctgcggctgaacaacctgcagaagatctcactaaggctgaggagcttgatgaaCCTGTTACTGATACTGAAGTAGCTGAGAAGGAACCTACTGATTCTGAGGTGATCCCTGAAAAGGAAGTTCCAgacactgaagctgcggctgaacaacctgcagaagatctcactaaggctgaggagcttgatgaaCCTGTTACTGATACTGAAGTAGCTGAGAAGGAACCTACTGATTCTGAGGTGATCCCTGAAAAGGAAGTTCCAGACACTGAAGCTGCGTCTGAACAACCTGCAGAAGATCTCACTaaggctgaggagcttgatgaaCCTGTTGCTGATACTGAAGTAGCTGAGAAGGAACCTACTGATTCTGAGGTGATCCCTGAAAAGGAAGTTCCAgacactgaagctgcggctgaaCAATCTGCAGAAGATCTCACTaaggctgaggagcttgatgaacctgttgctgatactgaagtagctgagaaggaacctactgattctgaggtgatccctgaaaaggaaattccagacactgaagctgcggctgaaCAACCTGCATAAGATCTCACTaaggctgaggagcttgatgaacctgttgctgatactgaagtagctgagaaggaacctactgattctgaggtgatccctgaaaaggaaattccagACACTGAAGCTGCGTCTGAACAACCTGCAGAAGATCTCACTaaggctgaggagcttgatgaaCCTGTTACTGATACTGAAGTAACTGAGAAGGAACCTACTGATTCTGAGGTGATCCCTGAAAAGGAAGTTCCAgacactgaagctgcggctgaaCAACCTGCAGAAGATCTCACTAAGGCTGAGGGGCTTGATGAACCTGTTACTGATGCTGAAGTAGCTGAAATGTAGTTTATTATCTTAAAAATTTTGATTGTTGGTAATATTTGTGATGTTGCTTGTCTTTTATTtcgattttttttgcaaaatttcttattgttttttgtagAAATTTGAATAATCTTGTATTTTGAATTCTGTTGTCCAGGTTTGtaaaactttttaaaaaagttttTACTTTCTGCTGTTATGTCATTCTggttatatatgtattttgtATTCCCTTTACTTTGGTTATCTTTTAGTTGAAAGGGTAGAGGGTGGagatatgtaaatatatgcgtgtgtgtgtgaatagAATTTTTGTAGGTTTTTGTGGTCGAATTTGTTTATTGATgagatttttttgttaaaaaagTGTTTCTGTAATGatatcatgtttttttttgtctttactGAGGTGCTGTGAGAGTGTTGTGCTTTATGGTAtttacgttttttttgtggttgtgtgAATTGTGTGAATGTTTGTCTTTTCAGTTGGTCGGCGAATTGAGTTTCTAGTGGGTTTGTTCTCCACATTCTATGTAAATTATTTTCGGTGTTTCTTTCCAATCGGAAAATTATTCTTGTTTAATGTTTTATGTACTGCTTTGACTGTTAAATTTTTGTGCAATgattgctcaattttatatCCTCTATTTTCTCCCCGATTAACATTAGATTTACTTTGAGGAGATATTAGTTTGTGCGCACTAATTTGGTTGGTAGTAGGCACATTTGTAGAGGGAAGGGATAAAGggctattattttttttgttttgacagGATCTCCGCGTGTGTGAGGGGACCAACCTAAAGTTGTAAGAGAGCAGTGAGTTAAGCAACCGAGAGGGAGATTAGGGACGCTATCATTAACCAGGGTAgccatatatattattagtGTGATTTTGAAGGCTAAGTTACCCCAGATACAACAAGCTgtgagaaaggaggaaagttcTGCAAAGGGAGAAGTATATATACCCCTTCCTTCGTCCTTtactcttttgtttgtttttatacgCCTCTGAAGGTGAGGGCTAGGGACGTTGTGCTCCAATGGATGAAGATGTGGTGCAAATCTTTATGGCAATGTGTGATTGCAGTGAAACTGTGGCAATAAGCCTCTTATCAGAGGCTAACTTTGATGTGGATTATGCCTACCATCTCCATATGTCGCGTACCCAAGGGGCTGATGAAAGTGTTACTTCACTTCACGGCACTTCCCCACAAGGAGAAGCACCTCATTTACAGGAACCTGAATTACCGCATGCCTCTTACGTAGTGAACCGGCttgatggtggtggtggctaCGTGGGTGGTAATTACCCTCACGAACGGGATTTTTTGCTTGATGAGGTGGAAAGTGAGCAGGATCTACTGGATTCAGTGTTCCCTATACCAGCTTTTGTCCACCGCAGTCCCGAACCCTTTGATACTTTTTGCACTGATTCCCTAAATAGAGACCAGTGGGTTATTTtgagttttgttttgaatgATTTTACGGGGTTTTGTGTCAACAGAGACATTTGGCGGTCGGAAGATTTATTAGAGGTTCTTAGTATGTTTTCAATATATCAAACCACCGCCGATGAAGGTGAGGGACCCGGGCTTGCGCACGGCTATCGCCTCGACGTGGAAAAAGATATTCCAACTCTCCTTATAATCAATCCAATAACACGTGTAAAGGAGACGCGAATACCTATAAATGTCCATGAAGCGACCATTGAGAGTTATGAGGTTAAAAATGCTCTTCTCACCTTTGTTGGTGAGAGGGGCTCGCCAAATCAGTGGGAGGAATGCAGGCTGCGGGGAACATATGAAAACGCATCCCCTGTTTCGCATACAGAAAATTCGAGAGAGTACGTGGATGTTGAAGAAACGAGCATTCCATTTTCTGAACCAGAGGCAGGACGCCGTGATGAGGCAAATGAAGGGGTTGTAGCACAACCACCACAAATATTGGCTGTTGATATCAGTCCCTACGAAGTCCCTGCAGAAGTGGGAAGTGCCTTTACTTTGCGATGCCGCTTGCCTAAGGAACAGTTAACGTTGCGCCTTAAACCTGAGATGCCCGTTCTACTTTTATTGAAATATCTTTCCACCCGGTTGTACTTTAGCCAGTCAACCGCCTTTCCCGGAGGTGTCCCAAATTGCTCACTAAGGGTTGGTTTCCCTCCGAAAGATCTTATTGTGGAAGACGGTGAGGTTCAGCTTGGAACTTGTCCGGGGTTAAGATCAGGAGATACAGTGGTTCTTCACATCCATTGATGTTAGCTGGAAGATGGCAATGCTAGTGTTAGCGATAGGCAACACAATTTTTGAGGTTAaccatcattattatttttatgtggTAGCTGTTGCAAACgcttatgtttttgtttgagaggggggggggaggccCAACTCTCATTCATTTGAGCAACCTTCTTCTCTGTGCGTGGGTATTTTGCATCTGGAAGGTCGTGAGAATTTTTTTCCGCTCACGTTCACGGGTGGTTTCACATCGTGGCCAAcacccctcccctccctcccctaCGCGCGCTCACTGACTGTAATGTTATCATCTTTCCGTCGATCACtgctatcattattattttgtacaTCTTACCCTCTCTGCCGTATCGAGCGGCGTTTAATTACTAAACCCATTCTCCTTCGCCCCTTCCCCACCCttatacctttttttttttgtgaatccCATGCAAATTGTGCTCCCTGAATTGAAGGGATATTTACTCAAGGTTGTGGACAAAATTGCTCCCTCCAACTTGTAATgacggaaaaggaaaatggaaacaaagaTAAGAGGCGGAAGGAGAAGCATCGCAAACATCATCGTGACCGCCGCGAAAGTTGTAATGGTGTTGTTAACTCATCTGCAGCCAAAACTAGGCCTGAAACTGCTGTGGCAATAGAGGGTGCGGATGAGGAAGTGGAGAACTGGGATGAAAACCGTACACGGGTTGATCAACTCTGTCAAACCTACCCGAACAACATGTGCAACGACTGCAACAACGCTGGAACTCGCTGGGCCTCGGTTAATCACGGCGTGTTTTTATGCATTCGGTGCTCCGGCATCCATCGCTCACTGGGCGTCCACGTGTCGAAGGTGAAGTCAGCTAACATGGACAAGTGGAGTGCAGCAGAGGTTCATTTGATGGAACTCATAGGCAATCAACGGGCAAAGTTACTTTACGAGGCGCATCTTCCTAAAGATATGAAGCCCATGACGTTTGCAGAGTCTGATGCTACTCTACAAACTTTTATCCAGCGGAAGTATCAGGAAAAAGCATTTTCTGTGGAGGCCGTAGATGAGAAACTTCGCCAGTACCATAAAGAAGCGCGGTACGGGAAGAAACCGAAGCGGAATAGCAGCGCGagtcgtaaaaaaaaagcgaatgACGGAGCGAACGACAAAGCCGAGAGGAGTTTGAAGGGGGAGGACACAATCAAGGCGTTATATGGCTCCAATGCGGAGGTTATATCTAAAATGTCAAAGAGGACGGGACCCATTCGTGGGACTTTTGGAGTAGTGAATGTTGGACCGGAAGCGTACGATGAGCGGCGCAAGACACTTCTGGAGCAGTTTGGCTTTTCttgagtgtttttttttctcttttggaCGAAAACACCCATTCCCTGCACTCTAAGTATGTGGTGGTGAAGAAGTTAGGGAGTACGTAACTGTTGAGGCGCAACTCCTGCTCAGATATGAAAGCccatggtgatgatgatgtcgACCATCGAGAAGTGTGAGTTGACAGTGGCGCAATCGCCTTTATGTTTTCTCTGTCTTGCAATGTTAACATGGGCGGTTGAAATTTTTCTCTCTTAGTTCACCGTTCAGTGTAAAATTACCATCTAGTTGTCTATGTGCATGCACTTGACCCTATTGTACCTATTGCTGTTTTCCTTatgataaacaaaaaatcatttccctctttctcctaaaaaaaaataataataataatccaGCGACAACgtcaaacaaagaaaatatagcAAAAAATTGCTTTGGTGATACACGCGAGAGGGTAATTGTGTTATTACGTTTTCGAACTTGCCTGCTGTAGGGGGCAGCGTTTCACtgtgatttttctttccatccaATGCATACTCTGTCCTCATGTGATTTTGAGGCGTTGAACCGTGTGTTGGACTTTTTGCGCCTCCACCCCAGTGAAATCCACAGGGACGAATTTAATGGACTTCGCGCATTCTTAACGTCACTGGGCGCCACTCTTCCTCCCAGCACATATGAACCCAAAACGACTGCGGGACCAGAGGCAAATGAAGAGGACACAGCGAGTGAACCGGATGAAGAACTATGGAAGTTGGAAGACGTGGCGGATGATGGGATTCCAGCAGGCAGTGGAGATCCTTCACCTGAGCAGGAGGAGAAAGCGATGGAGctcaaagcagcagcggccgaCTGCGCGGCTGATGGTCGACTTGACGAGGCGGTTGACTTACTCGCTCAGGCACTTCGCCTGGTGCCGGGAAAGGCAATGTATTGGTCACAGCGCGCAAGTTATTTGCTTGAGTGCAAGCGTCCCGGTGCTGCATTGCGTGACGCCAACAGGGCACTCTCTCTTAACCCTGAAAATGTACGTGCTTTGCGCGTCCGGGGAACAGTGAATCGCCACCTGGGAAAGTGGGAGGACGCACTCAAAGACCTGAGCGAGGCACAAACTGTCGATTACGACGAAAAGGCGGATGCACTGCTTCGGCTGGTCCAGGAAAAGGCAAATGCACGGCGCCAGTCACGTCgtcggaaggaggaagagcggGAGGCAAAGCGACAAGAGGCCCTCCGCCGCCAACGCGAGATGGAAATGCAacgagaggaggaggaggagcgacGACAAAACCAGCGGCAGGCACCTCCATCAGGGGGATTCCCCGGAGGATTCCCAGGCGGAATGCCAGGCGGGTTCCCGGGTGGAATGTCGGGTGGAATGGAGGAAATTATGAAGGACCCGGAAATCTTGGAAGCCATGCGGAATCCGGAGATTGCGTCTAAGTTCTCTACTCTCATGCAGAACCCTATGGCTGCTTTGGGGATGATGAGTGATCCCCAAATGGGTCCTCTGCTTCAGAAAGTTATGTCAAAAGTGATGGGTGGTGGATTCCCGGGTGCAGGAATGCCGGGTTCTGGTTTCCCGGGAGGAGGCATGTCAGGTCAGGGGTTTGCTTCTTCACCAGACGCAACACCCGGTACCACGAATTCGGCCCCACCTAAGGGACCACTTCATGACCCTGACGAGTTGGATTAAGTTAATGGCAATATCGTGGGAACCCCACCCCCTCATTGATTACCGGCATTTTTAACGTTCAGAATGCTGAGTAGTTGTTCAGGTAAGTATAGCAACACACATACTAAAATATACtttttattgtcatgaacagCAGCTCCGTGGTTAGTAGctctttattatttgattGTCCACTCTATACAAAATAAAGTGTACGGTGTTAAAAACGAAATCTGTTCATATTTCTTCTTGGTCACGACTATCTGTTTGACGTATTCGCCCGATGGTTTCCTTTTGTAAATGGGgaatgattattattattattattattattattattattattattttgaatTCTTTTTTCAACTTTACTTCAAACAAATGATTTGGATATATGCCCCTAAGGACTTGTGAgtgcaagaagaaaagaagtctGTAACAACactgagaggaaaaaagaataataaataatattaattAGAGATtacaaaaggaaagtaaaataaataccGGAAGCGGCAAGTACAAAAGAACCAAAGGACAAGGGAAAAAGTATCGAATGCCCGCACGTGCATCCCAACGGACGCCACGAGGTACCACCTCTAAATCGGAGCGACAAGtgacaaacaaagaaaatccACAGGAACAAGCGACGACAGTTCCAAATGACTCCACACGGACCGACATCCCAGATGTTGTGGCGGAAGTACAGAAAGTGGAAGCTATTTTAGCAAGAAGGCGTGAGACAATGGGAGCTGGAAGTAATGGATTTACCTGTGGCACATGGGTTGCTCTTGTGGTTTTAGAGGTACTCGCATTTGTATGGCTCAGTTGGGCGATGGATGTGTACGCCATGTACCGTGGCGCTCGTCCTTAATCTAAGTGCAGTCCCGCAACTGTCatctcgttgttgttttttgttttttcttgttctctctctctagTTTTCTTTGTGATGTTTGCTGTGCTATTCGCAAGTAAGGAGATAGGAGCATGAATATATTAGAAATGAGGTTTGTGCAAGAGATTGATGGGAGGTAAGCGATTTTCGGTGCTTTCTGCACATTGGTTGTGTGCTTTGGTGCCGTCGTTTCGTGTGTTTGAGGGCAACCAAACATACGGCGAAGAGATACGCCATTTAATTTAAGAATAGAAATACTggagaatatatatatatatatatgtgtgtgtgtgtgtgtgttgttgcagtCGTGTATGGATGCTCACATGTATGgaagttatttttatttctttttttttcctctcactactcctttttcgcttttttcatttttgtatttgggaaaagggaggaggtgTGTATATATGGTTTAGAGGGGGGGGCCGCTTTCATGAAGGGAGGGAGGTACGGAGGTTAGGGAATACCTTTGTAAAATATAAGACTGCGCTGAACGCAACGGGTCGGcaagtattttttttatacctCTTTTCTGTTATACGATACCGTACTGCTTATCTCTCAACTTGTACGTTACGTGAAGGGGTGAAATATGCGCCAATAAGGCGTACTTCCCCTCACTTTTAGAATGCAATTAATAGAAATGCAGGTTAGCAACTGACTGGGTTTTTgaaagatggagaaggaaagatTGCACGAAAGATAAGCTGAAGTGGTGGAGAGAGGAAGGCTTTTGCGAGTGACACACGACAGCACTACTGAAGGGATGAAACGCGTTGATTTtgcgttttgtttattttcataCTTCGAGTTACTTCGTTCTTTTTTCGGAATTTCTCTGCCTTTGGTTCTGGCatcttttgtgtgttttaacTTCCCCTACAGAATGTGCCTTTGCGGGGGCAGGGTATCAAGCATGATGTTGTGACAGAACAGCGTGATCAGTGGTCATTGCCTTGTGTAGGAACGTTATTTTCCTTGTATCTTTCTCTTTAATTTTCTTGAATCATTTGCATTTTGTGCATGTTTGcatatctcttttttttttttcgttgttgttgttccgtATCTTGTCTTGCATCAGGCGTGATGGAGAGGGTAACATACGCTCGAACGGGGGCGCTTAGATCAACATACGCCGGTTTGCCCGTTACCAAAGAGCGTTTAGTCACCGCTGCACCTGCAAAATGGTTTCCACTACTCACAACGGTACCGCAACGAGTACTTAAAAGCATCTCTGATAGTGATGGAGTTGACGGAAGCCTTCTTGGATTTTTACCAAtagcttttgtttttgaagagCTTCGAAAACACCTCTCAGATTTTACCCAACATGCGGCATTTCTGCGTGCCGTGCTTCAGTGGTACCATCAGACTGCGGGGGATACTTTGGAAAGTGAGATTGCCACTGATAAGGTGGAAATATTCCAACCGTACCTTCCCGCATATCGTCTTCGCGTACTAAAGGAAGGTGAAACAGTCGCGACATTCAACGACATTTCGCGCCGTGCCGTGACGCTGATGGGGAAGGATCGCGGAATTAACGACATCCCGTTAGATCACCCGAGTTGTTCCGCACAGCACGCTGCCCTAGAGGTAAATTTTGTTCACAGAAACTCTGAGCCGTTTCAGCAGCGTTTACATACTTTGATGCAAGAGGAATATCGGAACATAAATTGGAGTTCACCGGATGAGGTTGGAAAGTTATGCGCACATGCCCTTCAACTGATGCGGGAGTTTGGGGGTGATGAGGATATGTGGTTAATGGAACTGCAAGTGGTTGACCTCGGTTCAACCAATGGCACAAATCTCAACGGGGAGTTGTTGCGACCATTAGAGCGGGCGACGGTTATTGAGGGGGACGTACTAACTTTTGGGTACTCAACAAGGAAGTACTTGATTGTCCGAGCTTAattacctccttttttttttgggccTTGGCCTGTTGCGACGCCTGCTGCTCACTTCAAAGAGTATGCATAGGCAATCACGTCTGAGTTTATGTTGTTGGTAGTTTTTGTTGAGATGCTCCGCTAGTTCTCTGAACTCAGCTTCACACAGAGCTTCTAATgaatgtgcgtgtgtgggtgtCACCACAGAACTTGTGCTTTTACCAAGTTCcagtttttattattattattattattcctctAAAGCTCTCCTCTATATTTAGCTAATGGGGACGCGTTGGAGTCATGTGGTGGTAGTTAAAAGCGTGATGTTACTGCTGGAGAATTTATtgtcacttctttttccGCTCCGGAAGAAGACAAGTTCTTTCCTTGAGGGTGTatggagggagggaaaggaagaagatcGCGCGGAAGGGAGGGTGGATCAACTTGCTGAAAGTTATGTACAAACGTGCATACGAATGAAAGTTTTGGAacatttttccttccttcgctTTTACGTTATGATGAGTGTGTAGTACACAggtatttgttttctgcgTTCAACTTTTCAATCTGGTACCGTCCGGTGAGTTTTCTTTATGCGATGGCCTTCCCATAAATGCGATGGAAGAAATAGTGTGGTGATTGAAGGGAATCAGTATATTCTTTGCGTCTGAtcttaacaacaaaaaagaaaaagagtgacACGAATTATCTTACGTGTTATATCAGCAGTGCACCGTTTCATACCACAATCTTCAGCATCCTACTCATGGTGTCCATAATACTTGTGATTTCGTCAAAAATGTGTTGGACAAAGTTCTTATACTGTTGCCGTTATTAACTTTACTTCGTATGGGAAGGCATCTGTAAGttacttttctgttttgttaaGTTCATAATACCGTAGGAGCGACAGTAACATATGCTTACATACATCAAGAaatattctttattttttttttgtgtacgtGTCATATCTTGCTTCTCCGAAAACTCATTTCTCCTGTTTCGTCtgtatttcccttttttttaaaaaaaagtgtaaaatGCCATTCTGGAAGTATTTCGTAATTACCAAACCGGAGGTAGATGATGATGACCTTCCCCTGGCGAAGCACCGCATTTATGACGATGACGGTAACCTGAAGCCGTTGACTTTGGATTCGATTCAACGGAAAGTCAATACAGCTCAAGGAAAACCCAAAACATCTCCtaagaaagaaataactcTTACACCAAAAACGCGCGCAAGAATATTGCGAAGTGTGGGGGTTTCTCCAACAGGCCCACGGAGGGTTCCTGAGCCCTCTACTCCAATTACAGAAGCACTGACGACTCCTGAAAGCGTTAAGAAACGGGCAGTCAGACCCTCTGTAGAAAACTCAGACACGGCACGAGCCCTCTACACATCAAATGCGGAAACATCAACACCAGACCAGAAggcaaaaggaggaaagggatctctcaaaacaacaccaaagaaaagcgaGACCCCGAAAAGGAGTGCCTCAACACCGTCCAAATCaccaaagaaggaagaaccAAAGACACAACCGACTACTGCTACGGAACCAGCAGCAAAATTATCACCCAAAAAGAGATCTGCTGCCTCGAAGGAGACCACCCCGAGGAAATCGGCATCACCTCAAAAGGAGAATAACAAACGGAAAGCGGATTCGCCAGTAAACGTAACACCGCCAGCAAAGAAACCTGCTGCATCTAAAAAGGCTGAGAGAAGCAGATCGGCCTCGCctcagaaagaaaaggaggagaagtCGCCAGTTGCGCAGACATCACCAAAAGCAAAGGCGAAAGGGGCCGCATCGAAGCGTTCACGATCTGAAACGGAAAAGGCGGTAGAGGAAGTGTCACCTCAGCGGAGTTGGTCCATCGATTCCCTCCGGGCGTTTGccgcggaaagaaaaattgatATATCGCAATGCAAGAAAAAGGTCGATATCTTTAACAAGATAAAGGATGCGCTATAAGTgtgtgttattttcttttcctccatccCCCTCATGTTGTCAGTGATGGTGTGGAGGGTACGGTGGTAGGAGTTTGAGATGTTGTATGTATCTCTCGTTGTAGATGCCTCTTGTGGCACAAATACCTTTTGGTAGGCAAACTGGTTGAATGCATCACAGGGGTTTAGAGGTATTCCTCCGGTGTGGATCTGTGGAGTCTGCACTGTTGTTTAAATGATTCAAATTCACATTTGTATTTTAGAGATATTCCCCCGGGGCACCGAAGGACACATGCATCCTCCGTCAACAGCAATACGGATGAGGGGATGATGTGGGATATACCCGCACGTGTGTTGAAAGTGTTCTGAGCATCTTTGcagtggaaagggggaagaaagtaataaaataaaacaacccTCGACGGGACGTAACTTCCATGAGTCAAGGGAAGTATAGATGGATGGAAATACATGCAGGAA
It contains:
- a CDS encoding ADP-ribosylation factor GTPase activating protein, putative; this encodes MTEKENGNKDKRRKEKHRKHHRDRRESCNGVVNSSAAKTRPETAVAIEGADEEVENWDENRTRVDQLCQTYPNNMCNDCNNAGTRWASVNHGVFLCIRCSGIHRSLGVHVSKVKSANMDKWSAAEVHLMELIGNQRAKLLYEAHLPKDMKPMTFAESDATLQTFIQRKYQEKAFSVEAVDEKLRQYHKEARYGKKPKRNSSASRKKKANDGANDKAERSLKGEDTIKALYGSNAEVISKMSKRTGPIRGTFGVVNVGPEAYDERRKTLLEQFGFS
- a CDS encoding Hsc70-interacting protein (Hip), putative, which codes for MHTLSSCDFEALNRVLDFLRLHPSEIHRDEFNGLRAFLTSLGATLPPSTYEPKTTAGPEANEEDTASEPDEELWKLEDVADDGIPAGSGDPSPEQEEKAMELKAAAADCAADGRLDEAVDLLAQALRLVPGKAMYWSQRASYLLECKRPGAALRDANRALSLNPENVRALRVRGTVNRHLGKWEDALKDLSEAQTVDYDEKADALLRLVQEKANARRQSRRRKEEEREAKRQEALRRQREMEMQREEEEERRQNQRQAPPSGGFPGGFPGGMPGGFPGGMSGGMEEIMKDPEILEAMRNPEIASKFSTLMQNPMAALGMMSDPQMGPLLQKVMSKVMGGGFPGAGMPGSGFPGGGMSGQGFASSPDATPGTTNSAPPKGPLHDPDELD